CCATTGAGGCAGTGATGGATATGTTTGAGAGGGGGGCCGAGGTGTTGGCCAGCGCTGTTGGGGAGCTCTTCCCCCTCTGTGAGGCTGCCGCTCCGGTTCTACGACTGGCTTTAGACAATGTCCAGAGCAAAGAGGTCTTCTATGTCAAAGAGCAGTTCTTGACAGTAAGAAACAAGCTTGATGTGCTCTCGACCCAACTGGAAGACATCGACTGTGAGATCAAGAAGGCGAAACTGGATTCCCATTACTTTTCCGTAGAGGAGAACATAAGGAACCAGTTTCGTAAATATGTGGACATCATAGAGGCAAAACAGCAGTTCCGGGAGGTGAAGACTCGCCTTTTTTTGGAGCATTTCACTAAAACTGGAGGAGACAAGAACCTGTTTGTGCTATATGATGCTATGATGGGGAATAACAGCTTTGGAGAGTCGGTTTTAGAGTTGGTAGAAAGGTAAATTGTTATAGTTTGTCgtatatatgtttttcattaCAGTTCTAATGTTCTACTCATGTTTTTGACACCAGGCATCTCTGCATAAGAGCACAAGATAAATACCTTAAATGTAGATGTAAATGGTTCCTCTGTTTTGCAGGTATGTGGCAAGGAACCGCCGCCTTCTGGAAGATTTCTGTGTCCGGATGAAGGAGCTCTTCTGCTTGGGCCTGATTGCTCTGCTGGGGCACTGTGCCTTAACCCAGGGCCAAGAGGAAGAACAGGACAAAATCCAAGAGTGGAGCAGCAAAATTGAAGAGGTAGAGTCTAGGATGAAGACAACCATTGAGTCCTGTATCGCTGCCTTACCAGAGCAAGCAAAACTAGACGCCCAGCGGCTCCTGcaagaaaaggaagaagggaGCCTGCAAGATACAAGTCAGCAGCTTCTAGAGTTCTTGGTGAAAAAGTATGATTGGGTCAGCTGGTCAGTGCGGATGATCAACCACTCAGGGAGCACCTACCGGAACTGGCGAGCAGGAGAGCACTTTCATCATGTGGCTGGACAGAACTGGTTCGAGGTGCTCCAGGTGAACAACATCAACCTGGTGGTGTCGTACAGCGCCAAACCCCAGCCAGTGCCACGCGACTGCATTCGGCAGGTGATGGAGGGCCAGGGAAAGAAGGGTAATGCCCCGGCTGTGGTGGAGGTGCTGGAGAAGCAGCTGTGCGGGTTTGTTGTTCATGCCGTCAGTCGCCACAAGGAGTCTGCAGCTGCATGGAGCTTTCCATCAGACTGTCATTACTGGGAGAGACACAAGAATgtggcagtgtgtgtgcattcgGAGTAAAGTTCACACATATTTAAGATTTTAGGATTATTTGGGAACAAGTATAACTGTAGAATGCATTTCTTGTTAATCTGCAAGACAAAGTTGAGAGTATCATACTTTATCATAACATTTTGAAGATACTGAATCTCACAAACTATTTCAGATCTTTTGTTGATAgaatttaaaggataaagctcacaattttgtatatttttcttactgtcaacaaatctcatgtgcagagccaaaccaactaTGAATTGatagcctgatatatcttatgtTCCTCTATgccatagacctctgttgttgtccaaaagctattaaagACACATCAacgagccacaccgctgcactgggtgacatgttccttggCCCTGAAGAATTTgggcatgttagtttgtttagaaatggctccaaagagtaataacagtgatcatgttttcagtctctaaAGAGTAGTTCCGTGTAAGGCAGATGCAACTGCTACATATCACTCCCTCTTGATTTTGcactacattgtacattgttAATAACTttagcataaaataaaatgtatcgacaataagaaaaatatagaaaatcgccagccaaGTCCTTTAATCACAAATGCACTTTTATGAGATTTCAGGGATGTGTCAACtctttatacagtaaatattttatgttgcagcTGTTTGAATATTAACTGCTTGCATATTATGAACTGTGTCACCGTGTATCTATTTGTGATGTATGAGTTACTAACCAGTTTGTTTATAACCATAAGGCATTTCATACTAACATTGTATGAAAACAGTCTATGCTTTTACCTCAGC
This sequence is a window from Thunnus thynnus chromosome 10, fThuThy2.1, whole genome shotgun sequence. Protein-coding genes within it:
- the LOC137190968 gene encoding protein rapunzel-like; this encodes MTSSLERVVAQKKEAIEAVMDMFERGAEVLASAVGELFPLCEAAAPVLRLALDNVQSKEVFYVKEQFLTVRNKLDVLSTQLEDIDCEIKKAKLDSHYFSVEENIRNQFRKYVDIIEAKQQFREVKTRLFLEHFTKTGGDKNLFVLYDAMMGNNSFGESVLELVERYVARNRRLLEDFCVRMKELFCLGLIALLGHCALTQGQEEEQDKIQEWSSKIEEVESRMKTTIESCIAALPEQAKLDAQRLLQEKEEGSLQDTSQQLLEFLVKKYDWVSWSVRMINHSGSTYRNWRAGEHFHHVAGQNWFEVLQVNNINLVVSYSAKPQPVPRDCIRQVMEGQGKKGNAPAVVEVLEKQLCGFVVHAVSRHKESAAAWSFPSDCHYWERHKNVAVCVHSE